A window of Microcoleus sp. FACHB-831 contains these coding sequences:
- a CDS encoding restriction endonuclease subunit S: MIKKNIPGWCRVPLGELSYRITKGTTPTSLGFNFTDKGILFVKVESISDQRINHALCTYIDPDADEALARSRLQEDDILFSIAGTLGRIGIVHQNDLPANTNQAVSIIRLVKPILPEYIAHFLSSHLLEARIREQRRGVGLQNLNLKQVSEFEISLPPLNEQRRIVGKIEALKARSQGVKEELEAIAPLLDQFRQSVLAAAFRGDLTADWREKNPDVEPASSLLHKILKAHELAGGHKRGNAAPPTDGVHNLTSEAFPKTWKIAELKDICEPGRPITYGILKPGFEVHDGVPYIRVADFPNDQLNPETIRKTSFEIDVQYARSRLKTGDLLLSIRGTVGRLCKIPPLLNGANITQDSARLSIQTDVFSDYVFWFLKAKATQERMQKAIKGVAVRGINIGDVRALQIPLPPYLEQQELVRRVEALLKTADCIKQQYQESKAYLAQLDQSILAKAFRGELVPQDPNDETASVLLERIRAEREKLDTNKKAKSKTENKSRKAKPEPEPKQLSFPGFE, translated from the coding sequence TTGATTAAGAAAAATATTCCTGGTTGGTGTCGAGTACCACTCGGAGAACTATCATATCGGATTACAAAAGGTACAACTCCTACATCATTGGGCTTTAACTTTACTGACAAAGGTATTCTGTTTGTAAAAGTTGAAAGTATCTCAGATCAGCGTATAAATCATGCGCTATGTACCTATATTGACCCAGATGCTGATGAAGCTTTAGCACGCTCACGTTTGCAAGAAGATGACATCTTATTTTCAATTGCAGGAACTCTCGGAAGAATTGGGATTGTTCATCAGAATGACTTGCCAGCTAATACTAATCAAGCTGTATCTATTATTCGCCTCGTAAAACCAATATTGCCTGAGTATATTGCTCATTTTTTATCATCCCATTTACTTGAAGCTAGGATTCGAGAGCAGCGTCGTGGTGTTGGACTGCAAAATTTAAATCTAAAGCAAGTTTCGGAGTTTGAAATCTCCTTACCGCCCCTCAACGAACAACGCCGCATAGTTGGCAAGATTGAGGCGTTGAAGGCTCGGAGCCAGGGGGTGAAGGAGGAACTTGAGGCGATCGCGCCCCTCTTAGACCAGTTCCGCCAATCTGTCCTCGCTGCCGCTTTTCGTGGCGATCTTACCGCCGACTGGCGAGAGAAAAACCCCGATGTTGAACCTGCAAGCAGTTTGTTACACAAAATCTTGAAAGCACATGAATTGGCAGGTGGACATAAACGAGGAAATGCAGCTCCACCTACAGATGGTGTTCATAATTTAACTTCCGAGGCATTTCCTAAAACGTGGAAGATAGCAGAATTAAAGGATATTTGTGAACCGGGTCGCCCTATCACTTATGGAATTTTAAAACCTGGTTTTGAGGTACATGATGGTGTACCTTATATTCGAGTTGCGGATTTTCCAAATGACCAGCTTAATCCAGAAACCATTAGAAAAACTTCCTTTGAAATAGATGTGCAGTATGCAAGGTCTCGATTAAAAACAGGAGATTTACTACTTTCTATCCGAGGAACTGTTGGTCGTTTATGTAAAATTCCGCCTCTATTGAATGGAGCTAATATTACCCAAGATTCTGCCAGATTAAGTATTCAAACAGACGTGTTTTCTGACTATGTTTTTTGGTTTCTTAAAGCTAAAGCAACTCAAGAGAGGATGCAAAAGGCGATTAAAGGAGTTGCAGTTCGAGGAATCAATATCGGAGATGTTAGAGCCTTACAGATACCGTTACCACCGTATTTAGAGCAACAAGAGCTTGTTCGCCGAGTAGAAGCTCTCCTTAAAACTGCTGACTGTATTAAGCAACAATACCAAGAGTCAAAAGCCTACCTAGCTCAACTCGATCAATCCATTCTCGCCAAAGCATTCAGAGGCGAACTGGTTCCCCAAGACCCCAACGACGAAACCGCCTCAGTCCTCTTAGAACGCATCCGCGCCGAACGCGAGAAACTGGATACAAACAAAAAAGCAAAAAGTAAAACTGAAAATAAAAGCCGCAAAGCAAAACCCGAACCCGAACCAAAACAATTGAGCTTTCCAGGATTCGAGTAA
- a CDS encoding type II toxin-antitoxin system VapC family toxin codes for MTYLLDTNVCIRLLNNTSPLVTTRLAAKQPNDIYLCTIVQMELFYGAYRSGNVEQNLAVLQRFISQFPILPLDSRSAEVAGQVRAQLAALGTPIGPYDLQIAAIALVNNLILVTHNTGEFSRVNGLQIEDWEEVG; via the coding sequence TTGACTTACCTGCTTGATACTAATGTTTGTATCCGATTGTTGAACAATACCAGTCCTCTGGTTACTACTCGGCTGGCAGCAAAACAGCCAAATGATATTTATCTGTGTACTATTGTACAAATGGAGCTATTTTATGGAGCGTATCGCAGTGGTAATGTTGAACAAAATTTAGCGGTGCTACAACGGTTTATCAGTCAGTTTCCTATTTTGCCTTTAGACTCTCGCTCTGCTGAAGTTGCAGGCCAAGTTCGCGCTCAATTAGCGGCATTGGGTACGCCTATTGGCCCCTATGATTTACAAATTGCGGCTATTGCTTTGGTGAATAATCTAATATTGGTTACGCATAATACGGGTGAATTTAGCCGTGTGAATGGATTACAGATTGAGGATTGGGAAGAGGTGGGGTGA
- a CDS encoding type II toxin-antitoxin system ParD family antitoxin — protein sequence MNVSLTPEIEQFIQSQVESGKYTSPDEVILAALRAFEERERIYKGRFEELRREIRVGVEASKRGEVVDDEIVFSQLQQKLQRLREREGGMSNICRFTVPASRDIESIIDYVAGNISLDTAQRLLNKINQKCKTLANFPDIGRVDDYLIFCRPIEGGIEILRVVSGYRDLEALFQDEDEG from the coding sequence ATGAACGTATCATTAACTCCAGAAATTGAACAGTTTATTCAAAGTCAAGTAGAGAGTGGCAAGTACACCTCGCCTGACGAAGTTATCCTAGCGGCACTTAGGGCGTTTGAAGAACGGGAACGCATCTACAAGGGGCGCTTTGAGGAGTTGAGACGGGAAATTAGGGTTGGTGTTGAAGCGTCTAAACGGGGAGAGGTTGTTGATGACGAGATAGTTTTCAGCCAACTGCAACAGAAGCTGCAACGGCTTCGTGAGCGAGAAGGTGGAATGAGTAATATTTGTAGGTTTACTGTTCCGGCTAGTCGAGATATTGAAAGCATTATCGACTATGTTGCTGGCAATATTAGTTTGGATACAGCGCAGCGCTTGCTCAACAAAATAAATCAAAAGTGTAAGACTTTAGCCAATTTTCCTGATATAGGGCGAGTTGATGATTACTTGATTTTTTGTCGCCCGATTGAGGGAGGAATTGAGATTTTGCGGGTTGTTAGTGGTTATCGGGATTTAGAGGCGCTTTTCCAAGATGAAGACGAGGGTTAA
- a CDS encoding DUF4351 domain-containing protein translates to MSEQINHDQLFKELLSTFFIEFIELFLPDVAGFLERDSITFLPQEYFTDLVSGDRKLLDIVAQVGFREQSAFFIIHVENQSYTESNFARRMFFYFAKLHQEYLLPVYPVVVFSFDEPQRAETTQYRVDFPQLKVLEFNFTTIQLNQMNWRDFLQQRNPVAAALMAKMKIQPEERPKVKAECLRLLATLKLDPARMRLISGFVDTYLRLDTREEAAFEVELDRMGLTEEERVMEIVTSWMEEGIRRGLHQGQQREVALVLRQLNRRLGTLRLDLRERISRLEIDRVEDLGEALLDFSSEAELIEWLDRLS, encoded by the coding sequence ATGAGTGAGCAAATTAACCATGACCAGTTGTTCAAAGAACTCCTCTCAACGTTTTTTATAGAGTTCATTGAGTTATTTCTGCCCGATGTAGCGGGTTTTCTGGAACGAGACTCTATTACTTTTTTACCCCAGGAGTATTTTACCGATCTTGTTTCTGGCGATCGCAAACTTCTAGATATTGTTGCTCAAGTGGGGTTTCGCGAGCAGTCGGCATTTTTTATTATCCATGTGGAGAATCAGTCTTACACGGAGTCGAATTTTGCTCGGCGGATGTTCTTCTATTTTGCTAAATTGCATCAGGAGTATTTGTTACCCGTCTATCCAGTTGTGGTGTTTTCTTTCGATGAACCACAACGAGCAGAGACAACACAATATCGGGTAGATTTCCCACAATTAAAGGTGTTGGAATTCAATTTTACGACCATTCAACTCAATCAGATGAATTGGCGGGATTTTTTGCAGCAGCGCAATCCCGTAGCAGCAGCATTAATGGCAAAAATGAAGATTCAACCGGAGGAACGTCCGAAGGTGAAGGCGGAGTGTTTACGTCTGTTGGCGACTCTAAAGCTAGATCCAGCGCGGATGCGGTTGATTTCAGGGTTTGTGGATACCTACTTGCGGTTGGATACAAGGGAGGAAGCGGCGTTTGAGGTTGAGCTTGATAGGATGGGACTAACTGAAGAGGAGAGGGTTATGGAAATTGTCACAAGCTGGATGGAAGAGGGAATCCGGCGCGGATTGCACCAGGGACAACAAAGAGAGGTAGCATTAGTGCTACGGCAATTAAATCGCCGTTTGGGAACTTTGCGGCTCGATTTGAGGGAGCGAATTAGCCGCCTAGAAATCGATCGGGTTGAAGACTTGGGAGAGGCACTTTTAGACTTTTCTAGCGAAGCAGAGCTTATCGAATGGCTGGATAGATTGAGTTGA
- a CDS encoding N-6 DNA methylase — MNATTDIVQKLWNLCHVLRDDGITYLQYVTELTYLLFLKMAQETGVEDQLPEEMRWANLTAKEGIEQLTFYRSLLLELGSKASSLRVQAIFANAQTALKQPRILSKLVDSIDKLDWYSAKEEGLGDLYEGLLEKNASEKKSGAGQYFTPRPLIDCMVSLMKPQPGELLQDPAAGTGGFLIAADRYIKQRTDELFSLSEAEQVFQRQQAFYGMELVQDAHRLLLMNMMLHGIEGEVTLGDTLSPDGQRLGRANVILTNPPFGTKKGGGSPTRDDFTYPSSNKQLVFLQHVYRSLLPEGRAAVVLPDNVLFEDGQGRNVRADLMDKCNLHTILRLPTGIFYAQGVKTNVLFFQRGTTEKGNTKAVWIYDLRTNMPSFGKRIPLTQSHFQEFELAYGDDPNGNSPRVDQGETGRWRCFTREEIAKRGENLDISWLRDESLQSGDGLPEPEIIAAEIMVRLQTAMEEMTELMVLLDE, encoded by the coding sequence ATGAACGCAACAACTGATATTGTCCAAAAACTGTGGAACCTGTGCCACGTCCTGCGGGATGATGGCATTACTTACCTGCAATATGTTACGGAACTGACTTACTTGCTATTTCTCAAGATGGCGCAGGAGACGGGGGTAGAAGACCAATTGCCCGAAGAAATGCGCTGGGCAAATTTGACAGCAAAAGAAGGGATAGAACAGTTGACATTTTACCGTTCGCTGCTCTTAGAATTGGGGTCAAAAGCTTCTTCGTTAAGGGTGCAGGCGATTTTTGCTAATGCTCAAACGGCGCTAAAACAACCGCGCATTTTAAGCAAGCTCGTCGATAGTATTGATAAGTTGGATTGGTATTCTGCTAAGGAAGAAGGGTTAGGCGACCTCTATGAAGGGCTATTAGAAAAGAACGCCAGCGAGAAGAAATCTGGGGCGGGGCAATATTTTACACCGCGTCCGCTGATTGATTGCATGGTGTCTTTGATGAAACCGCAACCGGGGGAACTGCTACAAGATCCAGCAGCGGGAACGGGTGGTTTTTTGATTGCTGCTGACCGCTATATTAAACAGCGCACTGATGAATTGTTTTCCCTCTCGGAAGCTGAACAGGTGTTTCAACGACAGCAGGCATTTTATGGCATGGAATTGGTGCAAGATGCCCATCGCTTGCTGTTGATGAATATGATGCTGCACGGTATTGAGGGGGAAGTAACTTTGGGGGATACTCTCTCACCCGATGGACAGCGATTAGGTAGGGCAAATGTAATTTTAACTAATCCACCTTTTGGTACTAAAAAAGGCGGTGGAAGTCCGACGCGGGATGATTTTACTTATCCCAGTTCTAACAAGCAATTGGTATTTTTGCAGCACGTTTATCGCAGTCTGCTACCGGAAGGACGGGCGGCGGTGGTGTTACCTGATAATGTTTTATTTGAGGATGGACAGGGGCGCAACGTCCGGGCAGATTTGATGGATAAGTGCAATTTACATACAATTTTGCGCTTACCTACGGGGATTTTTTACGCCCAAGGTGTGAAGACGAACGTGCTATTTTTTCAGCGGGGGACGACGGAAAAGGGGAATACTAAAGCTGTGTGGATTTATGATTTGCGGACGAATATGCCCAGTTTTGGGAAGCGGATTCCCCTGACCCAATCGCATTTCCAAGAATTTGAATTAGCCTATGGAGATGACCCGAATGGCAACAGTCCGCGTGTTGACCAAGGGGAAACCGGACGCTGGCGTTGTTTTACTAGGGAGGAGATAGCCAAGCGCGGGGAAAATCTCGATATTTCTTGGTTAAGGGATGAAAGTTTGCAATCGGGCGATGGTTTGCCAGAACCGGAGATTATTGCTGCTGAGATTATGGTGAGATTGCAGACGGCGATGGAGGAGATGACGGAACTCATGGTGTTGCTTGATGAGTGA
- a CDS encoding type I restriction enzyme HsdR N-terminal domain-containing protein, which produces MTIEDLGKELSRLSNFDFNDWNENDVREEFIQPLLKLLGYRKNTDYDINREEKHQLHKPFLMVGRKRIDIDYALLVRKKQFWIIEAKPSSPRQIEEKSIFQAHLYALHPEVNARYFAVINGWNIVVYDSRNIDEAYQPILNISSTELPQKFLMLNKILGAKNLLPMLKQRVLDDIRDILSVEVMEERLQEFSLAVDSILESARPVVQENRRNIYFRKALESEQSFKQICFSSTLDELIKLSFSFSNTFGDFKIIYEAFNSKFELLNNLEKSKVVTTILQVLRGRPAICHRQNLIALLVKILPNNEMLSDSLSFSSIADEIKRAIKDCLTHFENQAWLRELWKLEGNLYRVYYKLTFFSNEWFDMFFNNIVKIKKEVLEDEELVFQAPDNLRERVDFIQKSVIITYYQCISRDEQSLLQLNHELNELEERINPVFQDEIKKVHPDDRIILRYEMYNKPFDFLISGLFNFLYKDYEIVERLLDEKSLELILELIQKDRKKYTASWIDKFLVRYLFNQNRYEILEPVSSNYNDSLDMLIILKKIFNCGQISISIKPSSTTNTNLLNIFIRENYNNEGEWTLEGEVDIKDKILKITSLNKKIKYVSDPIKPSAFSTSEKTENERNN; this is translated from the coding sequence ATGACAATAGAAGATCTGGGCAAAGAACTTTCTAGGCTGTCAAATTTTGATTTTAATGACTGGAACGAAAATGATGTTAGGGAAGAATTTATCCAACCTTTGTTAAAATTATTAGGATATCGCAAGAATACTGACTACGATATAAACCGCGAAGAGAAACATCAATTACATAAACCCTTCCTCATGGTAGGGCGTAAAAGAATTGATATAGATTATGCACTATTGGTTCGTAAAAAACAGTTTTGGATAATTGAGGCAAAACCATCTTCTCCTAGACAAATCGAAGAAAAAAGTATTTTTCAAGCACATTTATATGCTTTACACCCCGAAGTCAATGCTCGTTACTTTGCCGTTATTAATGGGTGGAATATTGTAGTTTATGATTCACGAAACATTGATGAGGCTTATCAACCAATTTTAAATATCAGCTCAACTGAATTACCGCAAAAATTTTTGATGCTAAATAAAATATTGGGTGCAAAAAATCTTCTCCCAATGCTAAAACAGCGTGTACTTGACGATATTAGAGATATTTTATCTGTTGAAGTAATGGAAGAACGACTGCAAGAGTTCTCTTTGGCAGTAGACTCTATTTTAGAATCTGCTCGTCCAGTAGTACAAGAAAATCGAAGGAACATTTATTTTAGAAAAGCCCTTGAATCTGAGCAAAGCTTCAAGCAAATTTGCTTTAGTAGTACTTTAGATGAATTAATAAAGCTAAGTTTTAGCTTTTCCAACACTTTTGGGGATTTTAAGATTATATATGAAGCATTTAATTCAAAATTTGAATTATTAAATAATCTTGAAAAGTCTAAAGTTGTTACGACTATTCTCCAAGTTTTGAGAGGACGCCCTGCAATCTGCCATCGTCAAAATTTAATTGCCTTACTTGTTAAAATTCTGCCGAATAATGAAATGCTTTCTGATTCTCTGTCTTTCAGTTCTATTGCAGATGAAATTAAACGAGCTATAAAAGACTGTTTAACTCATTTTGAGAATCAAGCATGGTTAAGAGAGCTTTGGAAATTAGAAGGAAATCTTTATAGAGTATATTATAAATTAACATTTTTCTCAAATGAATGGTTTGATATGTTTTTCAATAATATTGTTAAGATAAAAAAAGAAGTATTAGAGGATGAAGAATTAGTTTTCCAAGCTCCGGATAACCTACGAGAAAGAGTTGACTTTATCCAAAAATCTGTAATTATAACCTACTATCAATGTATATCAAGAGATGAACAATCACTTTTACAATTAAATCACGAATTAAATGAGCTTGAAGAAAGAATAAATCCTGTTTTTCAGGACGAAATAAAGAAAGTACATCCTGACGATAGAATTATATTAAGATATGAAATGTACAATAAGCCATTTGATTTCTTGATTTCTGGCTTATTTAATTTTTTATATAAAGATTATGAAATAGTAGAGCGTTTATTAGATGAAAAAAGTTTAGAGCTAATTTTAGAATTAATTCAAAAAGATAGAAAAAAATACACAGCTAGTTGGATAGATAAATTTTTAGTTAGATATTTATTTAATCAAAATCGCTATGAAATATTGGAGCCAGTCTCTAGTAATTATAACGATAGCCTGGATATGCTAATCATTTTGAAAAAAATATTCAACTGTGGTCAAATATCTATATCAATTAAACCTTCATCGACTACCAATACAAATTTGCTTAACATATTTATTAGAGAAAACTATAATAATGAGGGAGAATGGACACTTGAAGGAGAAGTAGACATTAAAGATAAAATCCTAAAAATTACATCATTAAATAAGAAAATTAAGTATGTAAGCGATCCTATAAAACCTAGTGCATTTTCAACTTCTGAAAAAACCGAAAATGAACGCAACAACTGA
- the hsdR gene encoding type I restriction-modification system endonuclease, producing the protein MPQDNSLKSPNFAFLGEREPQLLRLGTLAEQYFVNDPVTCLMKLRQFGELLAQLVAANFGQYDPDAGESQIELLNRLRDKGYLPGRTNQLFHELRRAGNDANHALSGDHRTALSNLKYARELGIWFHRSFGRDANFKAGAFIPPPDPLNETQALQQELERLRQEADERRSAVEMALAKAAKETELRQLAEQLLEEAEAEAKTALNNLAELQARTVSQPAEVLQQTLRQVQQAEKEVVLDEAETRRLIDAQLRAAGWEVDSEELKYNNGTRPQKGKNLAIAEYPTADGRADYALFVGLQVVAVVEAKRQSKDVSAAIDQAKRYSRGYQIKGDEIANGNPWGEFKVPFVFATNGREFLEQLRTKSGIWFCDLRRPENLRRPLPSWYSPQGLVDTLSQDLEEAHRKLAEEGFSYNLKLRDYQIKAIQKVEAELADNKRQLLIAMATGTGKTKTCIALVYRLLKTKRFRRVLFLVDRTALGEQSANAFKDSRMESLQTFADIFEIKELGDRDIDSDTKVHIATVQSFVKRLIYPSEKTVIPTVDLYDCIVVDECHRGYLLDQELSETQLTFRDFNDYISKYRRVLDYFDAVKIGLTATPALHTTQIFGEPVFTYSYPEAVIDGWLIDHEPPYEIKTALSEDGIVWNPGDQMEFFDPKTGELDLVHAPDTVRIDVDKFNRRVVTKEFNRVVCEYLAENIDPALPGKTLIFCVNTDHADMVVDQLKLALEKQYGSVEDDAVLKITGNADKPMQLIRRFKNEANPKIAVTVDLLTTGIDVPEICNLVFMRRVNSRILYDQMIGRATRLCDEIGKEVFRVFDAVDIYSTISKVSEMKPVVKQPNISFSQLVDELGRVKDSTAIACIIDELLAKLQRKKRSLSDDSKEAIALLANMSVDDVVSHLRESSPTQAAQWLRDKKAIAEVLDRRDGGLQAVLISHHPNVLRSVERGYGKGEKPQDYLNSFNAFLGENLNKIPALLVVTQRPRELTRSQLKEVRLLLDAAGFSETNLQVAWRETTNEDIAASIIGFIRQAALGNALVPYGDRVDKAMKKILASRAWTAPQRKWLERIGQQLKTEVIVDRDAFDRGAFKAQGGGFERINKAFDGRLEEILVDINEALWQEMA; encoded by the coding sequence ATGCCACAGGATAATAGTCTCAAATCTCCTAACTTTGCCTTTTTAGGCGAGCGCGAACCGCAGTTATTGCGCTTAGGAACTCTGGCCGAACAGTATTTTGTTAATGACCCAGTAACCTGCTTGATGAAACTGCGTCAGTTTGGCGAACTTTTGGCGCAGTTAGTAGCAGCAAATTTTGGTCAATACGATCCTGACGCTGGCGAATCGCAGATTGAGTTACTCAATCGCTTGCGGGATAAGGGGTATTTACCAGGTCGAACTAATCAACTATTCCACGAGTTGCGACGTGCGGGAAATGATGCCAATCATGCCTTATCCGGCGACCATCGCACAGCGCTAAGTAACCTTAAATATGCCAGGGAATTAGGCATTTGGTTTCACAGAAGTTTTGGTAGAGATGCAAACTTTAAAGCGGGGGCGTTTATTCCGCCACCCGACCCGCTAAATGAAACGCAAGCACTCCAGCAAGAATTAGAACGGCTGCGACAGGAAGCTGACGAAAGGCGTTCGGCGGTGGAAATGGCTTTGGCTAAAGCCGCAAAGGAAACAGAACTCAGACAGTTAGCCGAACAGTTGTTGGAAGAAGCGGAAGCAGAAGCTAAAACAGCATTAAATAATTTGGCTGAACTGCAAGCGCGTACTGTTAGTCAACCTGCTGAAGTTTTGCAACAAACTCTTCGTCAAGTGCAGCAGGCGGAAAAGGAAGTTGTTCTCGATGAGGCCGAGACGCGCCGCTTGATTGACGCGCAACTAAGAGCAGCAGGTTGGGAAGTAGACTCGGAAGAACTTAAATATAATAACGGTACTCGTCCGCAAAAAGGGAAGAATTTAGCGATCGCAGAATATCCCACAGCCGATGGACGCGCTGATTATGCGTTGTTTGTAGGATTGCAAGTTGTCGCAGTTGTAGAAGCTAAGCGCCAGAGTAAGGATGTTTCCGCAGCAATTGACCAGGCGAAGCGCTACAGTCGCGGCTATCAAATCAAAGGGGATGAAATAGCAAATGGCAACCCTTGGGGTGAATTTAAAGTCCCGTTTGTATTTGCAACAAATGGCAGGGAATTTTTAGAGCAACTGCGGACTAAAAGCGGTATTTGGTTTTGCGACTTGCGCCGTCCTGAAAATTTGCGCCGACCGTTACCGAGTTGGTACAGTCCGCAAGGTTTGGTTGATACGCTGAGTCAGGATTTAGAGGAAGCGCATAGAAAGCTGGCTGAAGAAGGTTTTAGCTACAACCTGAAGCTTAGAGATTATCAGATTAAGGCAATTCAAAAGGTTGAGGCAGAACTTGCTGATAATAAGCGCCAACTTTTGATCGCAATGGCGACGGGGACGGGGAAAACTAAAACCTGCATTGCTTTGGTATATCGGTTGTTGAAAACTAAGCGCTTTCGCCGCGTTTTGTTCTTAGTAGACCGCACGGCATTAGGGGAACAGTCGGCGAATGCTTTTAAAGATTCGCGGATGGAGAGTTTACAGACTTTTGCCGATATTTTTGAGATTAAGGAATTAGGCGATCGCGATATTGATAGCGATACTAAAGTTCACATTGCAACCGTCCAAAGTTTTGTCAAACGCCTGATTTATCCCTCTGAAAAAACTGTTATTCCAACGGTCGATCTATATGATTGCATTGTAGTTGATGAGTGCCATCGCGGTTATTTGCTCGACCAAGAGTTAAGCGAGACACAACTAACCTTCCGCGACTTCAACGACTACATTTCTAAGTATCGCCGGGTGTTGGATTACTTCGATGCGGTAAAAATTGGTCTGACAGCAACGCCAGCGCTGCATACAACCCAGATATTTGGCGAACCTGTTTTTACCTACAGTTATCCGGAAGCCGTAATTGATGGTTGGTTGATTGACCACGAACCGCCTTATGAAATTAAAACAGCGTTATCTGAAGATGGTATTGTCTGGAACCCAGGCGACCAGATGGAGTTTTTTGACCCTAAAACGGGGGAATTGGATTTAGTTCACGCGCCGGATACCGTTCGCATTGATGTTGATAAGTTTAATCGGCGGGTGGTTACTAAAGAATTTAATCGGGTGGTTTGTGAATATTTGGCTGAAAATATTGACCCAGCGTTACCGGGGAAAACGCTAATTTTTTGCGTCAATACAGATCATGCGGATATGGTGGTTGACCAACTGAAACTCGCTTTAGAAAAGCAGTATGGTAGCGTCGAAGATGACGCGGTGTTGAAGATTACGGGGAATGCTGATAAACCGATGCAGTTGATTCGCCGTTTTAAAAATGAGGCTAATCCTAAGATTGCGGTGACGGTAGATTTGTTGACGACGGGGATTGATGTTCCCGAAATCTGCAATTTAGTGTTTATGCGACGGGTGAATTCCCGGATATTGTATGACCAAATGATAGGACGCGCTACTCGCCTTTGTGATGAGATTGGTAAAGAGGTGTTTCGCGTTTTTGATGCGGTAGATATCTATAGCACTATCTCGAAAGTGTCGGAAATGAAGCCAGTGGTTAAACAGCCGAATATTTCTTTTAGTCAGCTAGTTGATGAGTTGGGGAGGGTGAAAGATTCGACAGCGATCGCGTGTATTATTGATGAGCTGTTGGCGAAGTTGCAGCGCAAAAAAAGATCGCTTTCCGATGACAGCAAGGAAGCGATCGCACTCTTGGCAAATATGTCTGTTGATGACGTGGTAAGCCATCTGCGCGAATCTAGTCCCACCCAGGCGGCGCAGTGGTTGCGGGATAAAAAAGCGATCGCTGAAGTGTTAGACCGACGCGATGGCGGGTTGCAAGCGGTTTTAATTTCCCATCACCCCAATGTTTTGAGGAGTGTAGAACGGGGGTATGGAAAGGGGGAAAAGCCGCAAGATTATTTAAACAGCTTTAACGCCTTTTTAGGGGAGAATTTGAATAAGATTCCGGCGCTGTTGGTGGTGACTCAGCGACCCCGCGAATTGACGCGATCGCAACTCAAGGAAGTGCGTCTGTTATTGGATGCGGCGGGTTTCTCTGAAACTAATTTGCAAGTGGCGTGGCGGGAGACTACAAACGAGGATATTGCTGCTTCTATTATCGGATTTATTCGGCAGGCGGCGCTAGGAAATGCGTTGGTTCCTTATGGCGATCGCGTGGATAAAGCGATGAAGAAAATCTTGGCGAGTCGTGCTTGGACTGCACCGCAGCGCAAGTGGCTCGAAAGGATTGGCCAACAGTTGAAGACAGAGGTTATTGTAGATCGGGATGCTTTCGATCGCGGAGCATTCAAGGCGCAAGGTGGAGGATTTGAGCGTATTAATAAGGCGTTTGACGGACGGTTAGAAGAGATTCTGGTGGATATTAACGAAGCTCTTTGGCAGGAGATGGCATAG